From the genome of Hydrogenophilus thermoluteolus, one region includes:
- a CDS encoding PAS domain-containing sensor histidine kinase, translating to MAEAARFNDTEHDADHSDDAVWLEVVRKMDEVYQDLLRYEVELETKNAELESLRQFFASVLDSISDVLIVCDLEWRIEAVNAALSRLVGQAQETLIGASFFSLLADTDRERFCGGTGMPVVERHDCECQVVTADGTSTPVSFNCTVRRDLAGRVSGVVITGRPVGELRRAYEALREAHEALQRTQGQLVHSEKMASLGRLVAGVAHELNNPISFVLGNVLALKRYAERFQRFFAACAAEGACAPAIQTLREQLKIDRALADLPRLIAGLEEGAQRSRDIVDALKRFSAVDGGEMHEVELVEVIRRGVHWVTSSVRGAFRVDLALPESMRVWGNSGQLQQVVMNLVQNAADATADLPEGRLSITAREENGGWRVDFVDNGPGIRPEHLPHLFEPFFTTKPVGQGVVYHPFCKFRLAPLAGSARRSV from the coding sequence GTGGCAGAGGCGGCACGTTTCAACGATACGGAGCACGACGCAGACCACAGCGATGACGCGGTGTGGCTCGAAGTGGTGCGCAAAATGGACGAGGTCTACCAAGACCTCTTGCGCTACGAAGTCGAGCTGGAGACGAAAAACGCCGAGCTCGAATCGCTGCGACAATTTTTCGCCAGTGTGCTCGACAGCATCAGCGACGTGCTGATCGTCTGCGACCTCGAGTGGCGGATCGAAGCGGTGAATGCGGCGCTGAGTCGGTTGGTCGGCCAAGCGCAAGAGACGCTCATCGGGGCATCGTTCTTTTCCCTGTTGGCCGATACGGACCGAGAGCGGTTTTGCGGGGGCACGGGGATGCCGGTGGTCGAGCGGCACGACTGTGAGTGCCAGGTGGTCACCGCGGACGGAACGTCTACGCCGGTTTCGTTCAACTGTACGGTGCGGCGCGATCTTGCGGGACGGGTGTCGGGCGTCGTGATCACCGGGCGTCCGGTTGGGGAGTTGCGGCGCGCCTACGAAGCGCTGCGGGAGGCGCACGAAGCGTTGCAGCGCACCCAAGGGCAGTTGGTCCATTCGGAAAAGATGGCGTCGTTGGGCCGGTTGGTTGCGGGTGTGGCACACGAACTCAACAACCCGATCAGTTTCGTGCTGGGTAACGTGTTGGCGCTGAAACGGTACGCAGAGCGGTTTCAGCGCTTTTTCGCCGCTTGTGCCGCCGAGGGAGCTTGTGCGCCAGCGATTCAGACACTTCGCGAACAGCTCAAGATCGACCGTGCGCTTGCCGATTTGCCGCGGTTGATCGCCGGTTTGGAAGAAGGGGCGCAGCGTAGCCGCGACATCGTCGACGCGCTGAAACGGTTTTCGGCGGTCGACGGCGGCGAGATGCACGAAGTCGAACTGGTCGAGGTGATTCGGCGTGGTGTTCATTGGGTCACGTCGTCGGTGCGTGGCGCGTTCCGGGTGGATCTGGCGTTGCCCGAATCGATGCGCGTCTGGGGCAACAGCGGCCAGCTGCAACAGGTGGTGATGAATTTGGTCCAGAACGCCGCGGACGCGACAGCCGATCTTCCCGAGGGGCGGTTGTCGATTACCGCCCGTGAAGAGAATGGCGGTTGGCGCGTCGATTTCGTCGACAACGGCCCGGGTATCCGACCGGAACATCTGCCCCACCTCTTCGAGCCATTCTTCACGACGAAACCAGTGGGACAGGGGGTTGTGTACCATCCTTTCTGTAAATTCCGTTTAGCGCCTCTGGCAGGAAGTGCGCGGCGCTCGGTCTGA
- a CDS encoding nickel-dependent hydrogenase large subunit, protein MTTVRLGPFNRVEGDLEVTLTLDAAGFVTRAQVNSPLFRGFERILQGRAPLDALTIVPRICGICSVAQSMAAAQALADWARIKPVPNGALVAQTVLAVENLADHLTHFFLFFMPDFTHSAYRTMPWFDAAVRRFAPYRGESAARWLAARAQWFHLVGLLAGRWPHTLAVQPSGTTRTIHAMEQRELLRMVGQMRRYLTESLFGDTLDAVLALDSADALLAWAEGRESDAAFFIQVAHALELFTVGRAYDRFLSYGAYRAWPAGVWERATAASVPLDEAAIVEEVAASWLGGAASHPAEGETVPWLERPDAYSWCKAPRYHGAPAETGALARAVVAGVPLARDLVQRWGGSLFSRVIARLWECARIVQWVEAWLTEIDVKAPFIEPVVWPNEGRGVGLVEAARGALGHWLEVANGRIQRYQIIAPTTWNFSPRDQTGQPGPLEKALEGLTTGAGAMPFVHHVVRSFDPCMVCTVH, encoded by the coding sequence ATGACGACGGTGCGGTTGGGGCCGTTCAACCGCGTCGAGGGGGACCTGGAGGTGACCCTCACGCTCGATGCCGCCGGATTTGTTACGCGTGCGCAGGTCAATTCGCCGCTTTTTCGCGGGTTCGAACGGATTTTGCAAGGTCGCGCGCCGCTCGATGCGCTGACGATCGTGCCGCGGATCTGCGGAATCTGTTCGGTGGCGCAATCGATGGCTGCTGCGCAAGCGCTCGCCGACTGGGCGCGCATCAAACCGGTGCCCAACGGGGCGTTGGTCGCGCAGACCGTCTTGGCGGTGGAGAATCTTGCGGATCATCTCACCCATTTTTTCCTCTTTTTCATGCCGGACTTTACCCATTCGGCGTATCGCACCATGCCGTGGTTTGATGCTGCGGTGCGGCGCTTCGCACCGTACCGCGGGGAAAGCGCCGCGCGGTGGTTGGCGGCGCGGGCACAGTGGTTCCATCTGGTGGGGTTGTTGGCCGGGCGCTGGCCGCACACTTTGGCGGTGCAGCCGAGTGGGACGACCCGGACGATCCATGCGATGGAGCAGCGCGAATTGCTGCGCATGGTGGGGCAGATGCGGCGCTACCTCACCGAGTCGCTTTTTGGCGATACGCTGGATGCGGTCTTGGCGCTCGACTCCGCCGATGCGCTCTTGGCATGGGCAGAGGGGCGGGAAAGCGACGCCGCGTTCTTCATCCAGGTGGCGCATGCGCTCGAACTCTTCACCGTTGGTCGGGCGTACGACCGTTTTCTTTCTTATGGTGCCTACCGCGCCTGGCCAGCGGGCGTTTGGGAGCGTGCCACCGCAGCGTCTGTGCCGCTCGATGAAGCGGCGATCGTCGAGGAGGTCGCGGCTTCGTGGTTGGGTGGGGCGGCAAGTCACCCTGCCGAGGGCGAAACCGTGCCGTGGCTCGAACGGCCTGACGCGTACAGCTGGTGCAAAGCGCCGCGGTATCACGGCGCGCCGGCCGAGACAGGGGCGTTGGCGCGGGCGGTGGTCGCCGGCGTGCCGCTTGCCCGCGATCTCGTGCAGCGTTGGGGGGGGAGCCTCTTCAGCCGGGTCATCGCGCGGCTCTGGGAGTGCGCGCGGATCGTACAGTGGGTCGAAGCGTGGCTGACGGAGATCGACGTCAAAGCGCCGTTCATCGAACCGGTCGTTTGGCCCAATGAAGGGCGTGGCGTCGGGCTCGTCGAAGCGGCGCGCGGCGCGCTGGGCCACTGGCTGGAGGTGGCGAACGGACGGATCCAGCGCTATCAGATCATCGCACCCACGACGTGGAATTTCTCACCGCGTGACCAGACGGGGCAACCGGGGCCGCTCGAAAAAGCATTGGAGGGGCTTACTACGGGTGCGGGGGCGATGCCGTTCGTGCACCACGTGGTGCGATCGTTCGACCCGTGTATGGTTTGTACCGTGCATTGA
- a CDS encoding NADH-quinone oxidoreductase subunit B family protein, translating to MADDPNGDTALPRLRVLWLQSAGCGGCSQSLLCWEPDDCFSVLESGGIDWVWHPAFSFEGGDTVLERLEACANGDEPFDVLCVEGAMLLGPNGSGAFHRLGGTHSCAEWVKRLAKHARWVIAVGSCAAWGGFGAAMHDTLWQSCGLQFTEKQRGGLLGKQYRSREGWPVINVAGCPIHPAWLVEWLIALADGVVTVDDLDPWGRPLFYAQHLVHHGCPRNEYYEFKASAETLGQLGCMMEHLGCKGTQAHADCNQRPWNGNGSCLKGGYPCIACTEPGFEAPGHPFQETPKVAGIPVGLPTDMPKAWFVALAALSKSATPKRVRRNALSDRVVELPGQRGKEPKP from the coding sequence GTGGCGGATGATCCGAACGGCGATACGGCGTTGCCTCGCCTCAGGGTGTTATGGCTGCAAAGCGCCGGGTGTGGGGGCTGTAGCCAATCGTTGCTCTGTTGGGAACCCGACGATTGCTTTTCCGTGCTGGAAAGCGGTGGGATCGACTGGGTATGGCACCCTGCGTTTTCGTTCGAAGGGGGTGACACCGTTCTTGAACGACTGGAAGCGTGTGCCAATGGGGACGAACCGTTCGACGTGCTCTGCGTCGAAGGGGCGATGTTGCTGGGTCCCAATGGCAGCGGTGCGTTTCATCGTTTGGGGGGCACCCACAGCTGTGCGGAGTGGGTCAAGCGGTTGGCGAAGCACGCGCGATGGGTGATCGCTGTTGGCTCGTGTGCGGCGTGGGGTGGGTTCGGTGCGGCGATGCACGACACCCTGTGGCAGTCGTGCGGCCTGCAATTCACCGAAAAGCAGCGCGGTGGCCTGCTGGGCAAGCAGTATCGCTCGCGAGAAGGGTGGCCGGTGATCAATGTGGCGGGGTGCCCCATTCACCCGGCGTGGCTGGTCGAATGGTTGATCGCGCTGGCCGATGGTGTAGTGACGGTCGACGATCTCGACCCGTGGGGACGACCGCTCTTCTATGCGCAACACCTCGTTCATCACGGCTGCCCGCGCAACGAGTATTACGAATTCAAAGCGAGCGCCGAGACGCTGGGGCAGTTGGGCTGCATGATGGAACACCTGGGGTGCAAGGGAACGCAGGCGCATGCCGACTGCAATCAGCGTCCGTGGAATGGCAACGGCTCGTGTCTCAAAGGCGGCTATCCGTGCATCGCCTGCACGGAGCCTGGGTTCGAAGCGCCTGGTCATCCCTTTCAGGAGACGCCAAAGGTGGCTGGGATCCCGGTGGGGCTTCCTACGGATATGCCGAAGGCCTGGTTCGTCGCGCTCGCTGCGTTGTCGAAATCGGCGACCCCGAAGCGGGTGCGCCGCAACGCGCTTTCCGACCGCGTCGTCGAACTGCCGGGGCAGCGCGGGAAGGAGCCGAAACCATGA
- a CDS encoding sigma-54-dependent transcriptional regulator, protein MGEAQPPLGLLVVDDEVRSLEAIERTVEEEFTVFTATNAEAARELLTTWAERAPIAIVLCDQRMPGTSGVAFLKEVRERWPQAIRIILSGYTDAEAIIAGINDAGIWQFLLKPWQPEQLLLVLRRAAELWRLIREHERLTQELRVSAPYLAGQVAQKRTEVYHRLGCDAILCAPQSPLAEIRQLVARLATYDFPVLITGESGVGKEMVARALHYSSPRSEAPFVTQNCGALPDTLLESELFGYRKGAFTGANEDRAGLFQQADGGTLFLDEIGDTSPAFQVKLLRVLQEGEFRPLGGNKPVRVNVRVVAATNRNLAEEVQAGRFREDLYYRLATFAIHVPPLRERQVDIPVLVDHLVAEAEKSLQKRLHGVTPACLERLTAYSWPGNVREMANEILRLAVLSEDGWLHERHLSPRIAVAGTTGRGSEGRTTAESSPFTEIIGGAKGSLRARLEAIEKAIIAETFASHRGNLSRTARALGLSRVGLRNKMTRLGLLNEEGQSGGG, encoded by the coding sequence ATGGGCGAAGCGCAACCGCCGCTGGGGTTGTTGGTGGTCGATGACGAAGTGCGTTCGCTCGAAGCGATCGAACGCACCGTCGAAGAGGAGTTCACCGTCTTCACGGCAACGAATGCAGAGGCGGCGCGCGAACTCTTGACGACGTGGGCAGAGCGTGCCCCGATTGCGATCGTGTTGTGCGATCAACGGATGCCGGGGACGTCTGGCGTGGCGTTTCTCAAAGAGGTCCGTGAGCGTTGGCCGCAGGCGATTCGGATCATCCTCTCGGGATATACGGACGCGGAGGCGATCATCGCCGGGATCAACGACGCCGGTATCTGGCAATTTCTGCTCAAGCCGTGGCAGCCCGAGCAACTGTTGTTGGTATTGCGGCGCGCGGCCGAGCTCTGGCGTCTGATACGCGAACACGAACGGTTGACGCAGGAATTGCGTGTCTCAGCGCCCTATCTGGCGGGCCAAGTGGCGCAGAAACGGACCGAGGTGTACCATCGGTTGGGGTGTGACGCGATTTTGTGCGCACCGCAAAGCCCGTTGGCGGAGATTCGGCAACTGGTGGCCCGGCTGGCGACCTATGATTTTCCCGTGTTGATCACCGGAGAGTCAGGGGTCGGAAAAGAGATGGTGGCCCGAGCCTTGCACTACAGCAGTCCGCGCAGCGAAGCTCCGTTCGTGACGCAGAACTGTGGCGCGCTCCCCGACACGCTGCTGGAGTCCGAGCTCTTCGGCTATCGCAAGGGCGCTTTCACCGGAGCCAACGAAGACCGTGCGGGCCTTTTTCAGCAAGCGGACGGGGGAACGCTGTTCCTCGACGAGATCGGCGACACCAGTCCCGCATTTCAGGTGAAACTGCTGCGGGTGTTGCAAGAGGGTGAGTTTCGGCCGCTGGGCGGGAACAAACCGGTTCGGGTAAACGTCCGCGTGGTGGCGGCGACGAACCGGAATTTGGCCGAAGAGGTGCAAGCCGGACGGTTTCGCGAGGATCTCTACTACCGCTTGGCGACCTTTGCGATCCACGTGCCACCGTTACGCGAGCGGCAAGTCGATATCCCCGTTCTGGTCGACCATCTGGTTGCAGAAGCGGAAAAAAGCCTGCAAAAAAGGCTTCACGGCGTCACCCCTGCTTGTCTCGAACGGTTGACTGCCTATTCATGGCCGGGGAATGTGCGGGAAATGGCGAACGAAATCTTGCGTCTCGCCGTGTTGAGCGAAGACGGATGGCTGCACGAACGCCACCTGTCGCCACGGATCGCCGTTGCCGGGACGACGGGGCGGGGTTCGGAGGGTAGGACGACAGCGGAATCGTCCCCGTTCACGGAGATCATCGGTGGGGCGAAAGGGTCGCTGCGCGCGCGGCTCGAAGCGATCGAAAAAGCGATCATCGCCGAGACATTCGCCTCACACCGCGGAAATCTGTCGCGAACCGCGCGGGCGTTGGGGTTGTCTCGGGTGGGTTTGCGCAATAAGATGACACGGTTGGGGTTACTGAACGAAGAGGGGCAGAGCGGTGGCGGATGA
- a CDS encoding NADH-ubiquinone oxidoreductase-F iron-sulfur binding region domain-containing protein — MTTERQRTAPGLLAALHQARSRFGRPLDAQALAELSTAFSLPPGEIAATASFYHFFQTPPARYQIHFVDHVVDHHAGVAALCNHLCAAFAIQPGQRTADARLFVGWTACAGLSDQAPAALINGRPMPRLDAARIDALIEKIQAQIPMDQWPTEWFAVTNAIHRHGPLLTWLDTTPAEAVFEHPTAHDPDAILQAVTDAGLRGRGGAGFPTATKWRFCRENADPERFLICNADEGEPGTFKDRVLLTRYPEHLFAGMILAARAIGADKAILYLRYEYQYLLPQLEAARERIASAQATVPQAERVTLEIALGAGAYVCGEESALIESLEGKPGRPRVRPPYPVTQGYLGHPTVVNNVETLVAVAAIVGNGAAWWRALGTPDSSGPKLFCVSGDVAQPGLYEFPYGVALGDVVTAARPLGTRYAVQVSGPSGTLLPATPEQLARPLAFEALPCNGTVMVFDVRRDPVAIVHHFARFFAHESCGFCTPCRVGTQLIAKTFEKIAAGYATRFDLERLAPALEAMRLASNCGFGLSAGNPVRDLIAHFRQQLEAQLQPHDFIPAFSLDAELAATRRLTGRDDPHAHLAQFEQPEVTR, encoded by the coding sequence ATGACCACCGAACGACAGCGCACGGCACCCGGGTTGCTCGCAGCGCTTCACCAAGCACGTTCGCGGTTTGGCCGTCCGCTCGACGCCCAAGCGCTCGCGGAACTGAGCACCGCATTTTCTTTACCGCCAGGCGAAATCGCCGCAACGGCCTCGTTCTACCACTTCTTCCAAACCCCACCGGCGCGCTACCAGATCCACTTCGTCGATCACGTCGTCGACCACCACGCAGGGGTTGCCGCGCTCTGCAACCACCTCTGCGCCGCGTTCGCGATCCAACCCGGGCAACGCACCGCCGACGCGCGCTTGTTCGTCGGCTGGACCGCGTGCGCGGGCCTTTCGGATCAGGCCCCGGCAGCGCTCATCAACGGTCGACCGATGCCCCGACTCGACGCGGCGCGCATCGATGCGCTCATCGAAAAAATCCAAGCGCAGATACCGATGGACCAATGGCCTACCGAATGGTTTGCGGTCACCAACGCGATCCACCGCCACGGCCCACTGCTGACCTGGCTTGACACGACACCTGCCGAAGCGGTATTCGAACACCCCACAGCGCACGATCCCGACGCGATTCTCCAGGCGGTTACCGACGCCGGTCTGCGGGGCCGTGGCGGCGCGGGCTTTCCCACCGCAACCAAATGGCGTTTTTGCCGCGAAAATGCCGACCCCGAACGATTTCTCATCTGCAACGCCGACGAAGGCGAACCGGGTACTTTCAAGGATCGGGTGCTGCTCACCCGCTACCCGGAGCACCTCTTTGCCGGAATGATCCTCGCCGCGCGTGCGATCGGTGCCGACAAAGCAATCCTGTACCTGAGGTACGAATACCAATATCTTCTGCCCCAACTCGAAGCGGCGCGCGAGCGCATCGCCTCCGCCCAAGCGACGGTGCCGCAGGCTGAGCGCGTCACCCTCGAAATTGCGCTCGGCGCTGGCGCGTACGTCTGCGGCGAAGAGTCGGCATTGATCGAATCGCTGGAAGGAAAACCGGGTCGTCCCCGAGTCCGCCCCCCGTACCCGGTGACGCAGGGATACCTGGGGCACCCCACGGTCGTCAATAACGTCGAAACGCTCGTTGCGGTTGCTGCGATCGTCGGGAACGGCGCTGCGTGGTGGCGCGCGCTGGGCACCCCCGATTCCTCGGGCCCGAAGCTCTTCTGCGTGAGCGGCGACGTCGCCCAGCCCGGCCTCTACGAATTTCCCTACGGGGTTGCGCTCGGTGACGTGGTCACCGCCGCGCGCCCACTCGGTACCCGGTACGCCGTTCAAGTCTCTGGTCCGTCCGGTACGCTCCTACCGGCCACCCCTGAGCAATTGGCGCGGCCGCTCGCGTTCGAAGCACTTCCCTGTAACGGCACCGTGATGGTCTTCGACGTCCGCCGCGACCCAGTCGCGATCGTCCACCACTTCGCGCGTTTCTTCGCGCACGAAAGCTGTGGCTTTTGCACCCCCTGCCGGGTGGGCACCCAGCTCATCGCCAAAACCTTCGAGAAGATCGCGGCTGGCTACGCGACACGTTTCGACCTCGAACGGCTCGCCCCCGCGCTCGAAGCGATGCGGCTGGCGAGCAATTGCGGTTTCGGCCTTTCTGCGGGCAACCCGGTGCGCGACCTCATCGCGCACTTCCGGCAACAACTCGAAGCGCAGCTGCAGCCCCACGACTTCATCCCCGCCTTTTCGCTCGACGCCGAACTCGCCGCGACGCGCCGCCTCACCGGCCGCGACGACCCGCACGCCCACTTGGCGCAATTCGAACAACCGGAGGTGACACGATGA
- a CDS encoding 2Fe-2S iron-sulfur cluster-binding protein, with the protein MRPTTPPFASETFTLDEESIPFVPGQTVLEAALAAGRYIPHLCWHPEMGNHGSCRLCVVEANGRIQASCALPAQPGLQVVSKSETLTRVRRTLLEMLFAEGNHFCPGCEKSGDCLLQALAYAHGMTASHFDPFYPQRRIDASHPDLWLDPNRCILCGLCVRASLAEGKEALVIGGRGIASRLLATSASGRLGDTALAATDRAARICPVGALNFKAAGFTTPIGKRRFDHRPPEAMSDKERYT; encoded by the coding sequence ATGCGCCCGACTACGCCCCCTTTCGCCAGCGAAACCTTCACCCTGGACGAGGAATCGATCCCGTTCGTTCCCGGACAAACCGTCCTCGAAGCGGCGCTTGCGGCAGGACGGTACATCCCGCACCTCTGCTGGCATCCCGAGATGGGCAATCACGGCTCGTGTCGACTCTGCGTCGTCGAAGCCAATGGCCGCATTCAGGCCAGTTGCGCGCTCCCGGCGCAACCGGGACTCCAAGTGGTGAGCAAAAGCGAGACGCTTACCCGCGTGCGGCGCACGCTCCTGGAAATGCTCTTTGCCGAAGGCAACCACTTCTGCCCCGGCTGCGAAAAGAGCGGGGATTGTCTGCTGCAAGCGCTCGCCTACGCCCATGGGATGACCGCGTCGCACTTCGACCCCTTCTACCCGCAGCGCCGAATCGACGCAAGCCACCCCGACCTCTGGCTCGACCCCAACCGCTGCATCCTGTGCGGACTCTGCGTGCGCGCCAGTCTGGCCGAAGGGAAAGAGGCGCTCGTGATCGGCGGACGCGGCATCGCGTCGCGGCTTCTGGCGACGAGCGCAAGCGGGCGCCTGGGCGACACGGCGCTTGCCGCAACCGACCGCGCCGCCCGGATCTGCCCAGTGGGCGCCCTCAACTTCAAAGCGGCGGGATTCACCACCCCGATCGGCAAACGACGTTTCGACCACCGCCCGCCTGAAGCGATGAGCGACAAGGAGCGCTACACATGA
- a CDS encoding NADH-quinone oxidoreductase subunit B family protein, whose amino-acid sequence MTSAAPSAMPPRKIRIATASLAGCFGCHMSFADIDTRLLALAEWVTFDRSPLTDWKTVGECDIALIEGGVCNAENVEVLRAYRRAARILVAVGACAINGGLPAQRNQHRVERLLTQVFEADRHLAPGSRVPNDPELPLLLEHVHPIHEIVRVDYYLPGCPPTAEVIWTFLTDLLVGREPHFPYPTLRYD is encoded by the coding sequence ATGACCTCTGCCGCACCCTCCGCGATGCCTCCCCGAAAAATCCGCATCGCCACCGCTTCGCTTGCCGGTTGCTTCGGTTGTCACATGTCGTTTGCCGACATCGATACGCGCCTCCTTGCCCTTGCAGAGTGGGTCACGTTCGACCGTTCGCCGCTCACCGACTGGAAAACGGTTGGCGAATGCGACATCGCGCTCATCGAAGGGGGCGTGTGTAACGCGGAAAACGTCGAGGTGTTGCGTGCCTATCGTCGTGCCGCGCGGATCCTGGTCGCGGTGGGGGCCTGCGCAATCAACGGCGGGCTACCTGCGCAGCGCAACCAGCATCGCGTAGAGAGGCTCCTTACCCAAGTCTTCGAAGCGGATCGCCACCTCGCGCCCGGCAGCCGCGTACCCAACGACCCGGAATTGCCGCTCCTCCTCGAACATGTCCATCCGATCCACGAAATCGTCCGCGTGGACTACTACCTACCCGGCTGCCCTCCTACAGCGGAAGTGATCTGGACCTTCCTCACTGACCTGCTCGTTGGCCGCGAACCCCACTTCCCGTACCCGACGCTGCGCTACGATTGA
- a CDS encoding Ni/Fe hydrogenase subunit alpha: MTQHAPQAVSPRPSLPANATRRVAIDPLSRVEGHGKVTIWLDDDGQVVEARLHIVEFRGFEAFIVGRPYWEAPVVVQRLCGICPVSHHLAAAKALDRLVGVTQLPPTAEKMRRLMHYGQVLQSHALHFFYLAAPDLLLGFSADPAQRNVFGLAAQKRELARQGILVRQFGQECIEATAGKRIHGTSAVPGGIHKNLSRRERMALLSRAPEIRSWCEAAVALIERLFTEHAPFFAQFGSFQTKTFSLVAADGSLDLYDGTFRVKEANGAILIDHYDPNDYDQLLVEAVRPWSYMKFPYLKAYGEPDGFYRVGPSARLINCDRLTTARAEAARQRFLTFDQGTVAHSTLGYHWARLIEMLHCAELIEALLTDADLEGGELRARGQRQHRGVGVIEAPRGTLIHHYEVGDDDLITYCNLIVSTTHNNAVMNQAVTTAAKAFLSGVTLTEALLNHIEVAVRAFDPCLSCATHALGQMPLVVSLHHKDVPTPIDMLVRHSDGTIERPTAAPALGTKGT; this comes from the coding sequence ATGACCCAGCACGCCCCCCAAGCCGTTTCCCCCCGCCCGTCGCTGCCTGCTAACGCCACCCGACGGGTTGCGATCGACCCGCTCTCCCGCGTCGAAGGCCATGGCAAGGTCACCATCTGGCTCGACGACGACGGGCAAGTGGTCGAAGCGCGACTGCACATCGTCGAATTTCGCGGTTTCGAGGCGTTCATCGTCGGCCGCCCCTATTGGGAAGCGCCGGTGGTGGTACAACGCCTCTGCGGCATCTGTCCCGTTTCGCACCATCTGGCCGCGGCCAAAGCGCTCGACCGTCTGGTCGGTGTCACGCAACTGCCCCCCACCGCCGAAAAGATGCGGCGGCTGATGCACTACGGCCAGGTGCTGCAATCGCACGCGTTGCACTTCTTCTACCTCGCGGCGCCCGACCTCCTTCTGGGGTTCAGCGCCGACCCCGCGCAGCGCAACGTCTTCGGTTTAGCCGCACAAAAACGGGAATTGGCGCGCCAAGGAATCCTGGTGCGCCAGTTTGGTCAGGAGTGCATCGAAGCCACTGCGGGCAAACGGATCCATGGCACGAGCGCCGTTCCAGGCGGCATCCACAAAAATCTGAGCCGCCGCGAACGAATGGCACTCCTTTCCCGCGCGCCCGAAATCCGGAGTTGGTGCGAAGCGGCGGTAGCGCTCATCGAGCGCCTCTTTACCGAGCATGCGCCCTTTTTTGCCCAGTTCGGTTCGTTCCAGACGAAGACCTTTTCGCTCGTTGCCGCCGACGGCAGCCTCGACCTCTACGACGGTACGTTCCGCGTCAAAGAGGCAAACGGCGCGATCCTCATCGACCACTACGACCCCAACGACTACGACCAACTCCTGGTTGAAGCGGTGCGGCCGTGGAGCTACATGAAGTTCCCCTACCTCAAGGCCTACGGCGAACCCGACGGGTTTTACCGTGTCGGCCCATCGGCGCGGCTCATCAATTGCGATCGTCTCACCACGGCGCGTGCCGAAGCCGCGCGACAGCGCTTTCTCACATTCGACCAAGGCACTGTGGCGCACAGTACGCTCGGCTACCATTGGGCGCGACTCATCGAAATGCTCCACTGTGCCGAACTGATCGAGGCACTCCTGACCGACGCCGATCTGGAAGGGGGAGAACTGCGCGCGCGCGGCCAACGCCAACACCGGGGTGTCGGCGTGATCGAAGCGCCCCGCGGCACCCTCATCCACCATTACGAAGTGGGGGACGACGACCTCATCACCTATTGCAACCTCATCGTCTCCACCACCCACAACAACGCGGTGATGAACCAGGCGGTCACCACCGCAGCGAAAGCCTTCCTCTCCGGCGTGACGCTCACCGAAGCGCTGCTCAACCACATCGAAGTAGCGGTGCGCGCGTTCGATCCGTGTCTTTCGTGCGCGACCCATGCGCTCGGACAGATGCCGCTCGTCGTCTCGCTCCACCATAAAGACGTCCCCACCCCCATCGACATGCTGGTTCGCCACAGCGACGGCACGATCGAGCGCCCCACGGCAGCGCCAGCGCTCGGGACTAAGGGTACATGA